The following proteins come from a genomic window of Nostoc sp. ATCC 53789:
- a CDS encoding thioredoxin domain-containing protein: MVLSVSERTFTQEVLESPIPVLVNFEAPWCGLCRIIHPLLLQFQAQCGDEIKLVGVNADQNFKLSTTYKLKSLPTLLLIQNGTVRHRLEGFRGREDLRLALEDIKASYSNYTKIYKSPKTVDLECRSA; the protein is encoded by the coding sequence ATGGTGTTGTCGGTTAGTGAACGGACATTTACTCAAGAAGTTTTAGAATCACCTATTCCTGTTTTAGTTAACTTTGAAGCACCCTGGTGTGGTTTGTGTCGGATTATACACCCACTGTTGTTGCAATTTCAAGCCCAATGTGGGGACGAAATTAAATTAGTTGGGGTTAACGCCGATCAAAATTTTAAATTGTCTACTACTTATAAGCTAAAGTCACTGCCAACTTTACTACTGATTCAAAATGGCACTGTTCGCCATCGGTTGGAAGGCTTTCGCGGCAGAGAAGATTTACGTCTAGCTTTAGAAGACATTAAAGCCAGCTATAGCAATTACACGAAAATCTACAAGAGTCCAAAAACAGTGGACTTAGAGTGTCGGTCAGCTTGA
- a CDS encoding NAD(P)H-quinone oxidoreductase subunit 5, translated as MEVIYQYAWLIPVFPLFGAMLVGLGLISLNQVTNRLRQLNAVVIISMMAAAMGLSFALLWSQIQGHAPYLRTFEWAAAGNFHLSMGYTIDHLTALMLVIVTTVACLVMVYTDGYMAHDPGYVRFYAYLSLFGSSMLGLVISPNLVQIYIFWELVGMCSYLLVGFWYDRKSAADAAQKAFVTNRVGDFGLLLGILGLFWATGSFDFNIMGDRLAQLVESGSISNFLAVLLAILVFLGPVAKSAQFPLHVWLPDAMEGPTPISALIHAATMVAAGVFLIARMYPVFEHVPAAMNVIAYTGAFTAFLGATIAITQNDIKKGLAYSTISQLGYMVMAMGIGSYSAGLFHLMTHAYFKAMLFLGSGSVIHGMEGVVGHDPALAQDMRLMGGLRKYMPITSITFLIGCLAISGIPPFAGFWSKDEILGKAFEANPFLWLIGWLTAGITAFYMFRMYFSTFEGKFRGNDEKIKEKLKKAAATIVLELESEEPVPNFGPGAMKKGELAATSQHHDSHDSHGHHSDSPHESPWTMTLPLALLAVPSILIGLVGTPYANYFEEFIFPPSETLSEVIEKAAEFNPTEFYIMAGASVGISLIAITLASLMYLRRKIDPAAIAAQIKPLYDLSLNKWYFDDIYHRVFVLGLRRLARQVMEVDFRVVDGAVNLTGFFTLVSGEGLKYLENGRAQFYALIVFGAVLGLVIVFGVT; from the coding sequence ATGGAAGTAATCTATCAGTATGCCTGGCTGATTCCGGTGTTCCCTCTTTTTGGGGCAATGCTGGTCGGTCTAGGGTTAATCTCGTTGAATCAGGTGACAAACCGCCTACGGCAGCTTAACGCTGTGGTGATTATCTCCATGATGGCAGCAGCTATGGGGCTGTCGTTTGCCTTGTTATGGAGTCAAATTCAAGGACACGCGCCTTATCTCCGCACCTTTGAGTGGGCGGCAGCAGGTAATTTTCACCTGAGCATGGGCTACACTATTGACCACCTGACAGCCCTAATGCTGGTGATTGTCACAACAGTAGCCTGCTTAGTCATGGTTTACACCGATGGCTACATGGCTCACGATCCCGGCTACGTGAGGTTTTACGCCTATCTCAGTTTGTTTGGCTCCTCAATGTTAGGTCTGGTGATCAGCCCCAACCTAGTACAGATTTATATATTCTGGGAACTTGTGGGGATGTGTTCCTACTTGCTGGTCGGCTTTTGGTACGATCGCAAGTCAGCAGCCGATGCCGCTCAAAAAGCGTTTGTTACCAACCGCGTCGGTGACTTCGGTCTCTTACTCGGCATTCTGGGGCTGTTCTGGGCAACAGGAAGCTTTGATTTTAATATCATGGGCGATCGCCTCGCTCAACTCGTAGAATCAGGTTCGATCAGCAACTTCCTCGCTGTCCTGTTGGCGATTTTAGTTTTCTTAGGCCCAGTTGCGAAATCAGCCCAATTCCCACTCCATGTCTGGTTGCCAGATGCAATGGAAGGCCCCACCCCCATTTCTGCCTTGATTCACGCGGCAACAATGGTGGCGGCTGGTGTTTTCCTCATTGCCCGGATGTACCCAGTATTTGAACACGTTCCAGCCGCAATGAACGTCATTGCTTATACTGGGGCGTTTACGGCGTTTTTGGGGGCAACCATTGCCATTACCCAAAACGACATCAAAAAGGGCTTGGCTTATTCCACCATTTCCCAACTTGGTTACATGGTGATGGCAATGGGAATAGGTTCCTACAGTGCTGGATTATTCCACCTAATGACCCACGCCTATTTTAAGGCGATGCTGTTCTTGGGTTCAGGTTCAGTAATTCATGGTATGGAAGGTGTCGTCGGTCACGACCCGGCCTTAGCGCAAGATATGCGGCTGATGGGTGGACTGCGGAAATATATGCCCATCACCTCAATTACCTTTTTGATTGGTTGCTTGGCAATTTCTGGTATTCCGCCTTTTGCTGGTTTCTGGTCAAAAGATGAAATTCTAGGGAAAGCTTTTGAGGCTAATCCATTCCTCTGGTTGATTGGCTGGCTAACTGCCGGGATTACGGCTTTCTATATGTTTAGAATGTATTTCTCGACATTTGAAGGCAAATTCCGGGGTAATGACGAGAAAATCAAGGAAAAACTCAAGAAAGCTGCGGCGACAATTGTCCTGGAATTAGAGTCAGAAGAACCAGTCCCGAATTTTGGGCCTGGGGCGATGAAGAAAGGAGAATTGGCGGCAACTAGTCAGCATCATGATTCTCATGACTCCCACGGGCATCATAGCGATTCCCCCCACGAATCGCCGTGGACAATGACGCTGCCGTTGGCACTATTGGCTGTGCCTTCGATTTTGATTGGTTTGGTGGGAACTCCCTACGCCAATTATTTTGAAGAGTTTATCTTTCCTCCTAGTGAAACCCTCTCCGAAGTTATAGAAAAGGCTGCCGAGTTCAATCCGACGGAATTCTACATCATGGCGGGTGCTTCAGTCGGAATTTCTTTGATTGCGATTACCCTGGCTTCGCTGATGTATTTGCGCCGTAAAATTGACCCGGCTGCGATCGCTGCTCAAATCAAACCACTTTACGATTTATCCCTCAACAAGTGGTACTTTGATGACATTTACCATCGGGTTTTTGTCCTCGGCTTGCGTCGCCTAGCTAGACAAGTTATGGAAGTTGACTTCCGCGTTGTCGATGGTGCTGTTAACCTCACAGGCTTTTTCACCCTTGTTAGCGGTGAAGGTCTGAAGTACCTAGAAAACGGTCGCGCTCAATTCTATGCCTTGATTGTGTTTGGGGCAGTTTTGGGCTTAGTGATTGTCTTTGGTGTCACCTGA
- a CDS encoding PstS family phosphate ABC transporter substrate-binding protein, with the protein MSQKNETTILVLSILITAGLIAGGFWWFSRKSGVDLNAINSGSTKTPQTGSEQPSGNTFTSVKDVPTGLFNYGGSTSWAPIRLVVDSPIQAARPEFRLRYVEPSNASPGTGTGIQSLIDGQLAFAQSSRPVLDQELSRAQQRGFSLKQIPVAIDGLAVAVNPNLKISGLTVDQLKSIYTGKINNWSQVGGPNIPIKPYSRRIADGGTVELFVQDILGGQAFSPNVEFISTTTQALQKLAGSSGGIYYASAPEVIPQCSIKPLPLGRTQGQYIAPYQETFVLPSECPGKRNKLNIEAFQSGKYPITRNLFVVVKQNGQTEQQAGVAYANLLLTEQGQELITQAGFVKIR; encoded by the coding sequence ATGTCTCAAAAAAATGAAACAACTATTCTTGTTTTATCCATCCTAATCACAGCCGGGTTAATAGCTGGCGGTTTTTGGTGGTTTAGTAGAAAGTCTGGTGTTGACCTAAATGCAATTAATTCTGGTAGCACCAAAACGCCCCAAACTGGCTCAGAACAACCTAGTGGCAATACTTTCACTTCAGTAAAGGATGTTCCTACAGGATTATTCAATTATGGAGGCAGTACATCTTGGGCACCGATTCGCTTGGTAGTTGATTCACCAATTCAAGCGGCGCGACCAGAATTTCGGCTGCGTTATGTAGAACCCAGTAATGCATCTCCTGGTACTGGTACTGGCATCCAGTCACTGATAGACGGTCAACTAGCCTTTGCCCAGTCTTCCCGACCAGTTCTCGATCAGGAATTAAGCCGCGCCCAGCAGCGTGGATTCAGTTTGAAACAAATTCCTGTAGCTATCGATGGTTTAGCAGTCGCAGTTAATCCCAACCTCAAAATCTCAGGACTGACTGTAGACCAATTAAAGTCAATTTACACAGGCAAAATCAATAATTGGAGCCAGGTGGGTGGCCCCAATATTCCGATTAAGCCCTATTCTCGCCGCATTGCTGATGGCGGTACTGTAGAACTTTTTGTCCAAGACATCTTGGGTGGTCAAGCTTTTAGCCCCAATGTGGAATTTATCTCCACAACCACCCAAGCCTTGCAAAAATTGGCTGGTAGTTCTGGTGGTATCTACTACGCTTCTGCCCCAGAGGTGATTCCTCAATGTTCAATCAAACCCTTACCGTTGGGGCGAACACAAGGGCAATATATTGCTCCTTACCAAGAAACATTTGTCCTCCCGTCTGAATGTCCTGGTAAACGGAACAAATTGAATATTGAGGCTTTCCAATCAGGAAAATACCCGATTACCCGCAATCTGTTTGTGGTGGTCAAACAGAATGGTCAGACTGAGCAGCAAGCAGGTGTCGCTTACGCCAACTTACTGCTGACTGAGCAGGGACAGGAACTGATTACCCAAGCTGGATTTGTCAAAATTCGCTGA
- a CDS encoding ABC transporter substrate-binding protein, with protein sequence MSQKNETAVLALALLLTVGIVGGGVWWFTNGSGAKISNTIIPGSEAGKNPSLQDRISFGDKTLTPGAVSAAKKEGIQAIAAKSYDKAIANFTDSLKLNRNDPEALIFLNNARIGSSKSYTIVASVAIGTDPNASLEILRGIAQAQNEINTSGGAKGVLLRVGIANDDDNPEIAKQIASSLVSNSEVLGVVGPITSDSTLAAGTIYTSGQLVAISPTSTSVKISNFSRYVFRTVPSDFMAARSLANYMVRTLQKKNAVVFFNSQSNYSQSLKSEFVSSVSLEGGQVSSEFDLSKADFSAAKSIEEATKQGAEVLMLAANTATLDKALQVIQINQKRLTLLAGDDVYTAKTLEIGREQAVGMVVAVPWHIDGDRKSDFPQKSRQLWGGDVSWRSALSYDATVALITALKRNPTRFGVQQALASSDFSATGASGTIRFLASGDRNAPVQLVKIVPGSRSRTGYDFEPVR encoded by the coding sequence ATGTCACAAAAGAATGAAACCGCAGTTTTAGCCTTGGCTCTGTTGCTGACAGTTGGAATAGTTGGCGGAGGTGTGTGGTGGTTTACTAATGGCTCTGGAGCCAAAATAAGTAATACCATCATTCCAGGTTCAGAAGCAGGCAAAAATCCATCCCTACAAGATCGGATTAGTTTTGGAGACAAAACTTTGACTCCAGGTGCGGTTTCTGCTGCAAAAAAAGAAGGAATCCAGGCGATCGCTGCTAAAAGTTATGATAAAGCGATCGCTAATTTCACAGATTCCCTAAAACTCAACCGTAACGATCCAGAAGCACTGATCTTTCTTAATAACGCCCGCATTGGCTCTTCCAAGAGTTACACCATTGTGGCTTCCGTAGCAATAGGCACTGACCCCAATGCGTCTTTAGAAATTTTACGTGGCATCGCTCAAGCCCAAAATGAAATTAATACCTCTGGGGGAGCTAAAGGAGTACTGTTGAGGGTAGGTATAGCTAACGACGACGACAATCCAGAAATAGCAAAGCAAATCGCTTCTAGCCTAGTCAGCAATTCAGAAGTATTAGGTGTAGTTGGGCCCATCACTAGCGATTCTACTTTAGCCGCAGGTACTATTTATACTTCTGGACAACTTGTAGCTATTTCCCCTACCAGTACATCTGTCAAAATTTCTAACTTTAGCCGCTACGTTTTTCGCACAGTTCCCAGTGATTTTATGGCTGCGAGAAGTTTAGCCAACTATATGGTGAGAACTTTGCAGAAAAAAAATGCAGTGGTTTTCTTTAATTCTCAGAGTAACTATAGCCAGTCTTTAAAGTCTGAATTTGTTTCATCTGTTTCTTTAGAAGGTGGACAAGTATCCAGCGAATTTGACTTATCCAAGGCAGATTTTAGTGCGGCTAAAAGTATAGAAGAAGCAACTAAACAAGGTGCAGAAGTGCTGATGTTAGCTGCTAATACAGCAACTCTCGATAAAGCGCTGCAAGTAATTCAGATTAATCAGAAACGGTTAACTCTGCTGGCAGGAGATGATGTTTATACCGCCAAAACTTTAGAGATTGGTAGAGAACAAGCTGTGGGGATGGTAGTAGCAGTTCCCTGGCATATTGATGGCGATCGCAAGTCAGATTTCCCCCAGAAATCTCGGCAGCTATGGGGTGGTGATGTGAGTTGGCGAAGCGCTCTCAGCTATGATGCTACTGTGGCTTTGATTACGGCATTAAAACGCAATCCCACACGTTTTGGAGTTCAACAAGCCCTGGCATCCTCTGACTTCTCTGCCACCGGCGCTTCTGGTACAATTCGGTTTTTAGCATCAGGCGATCGCAATGCGCCAGTCCAACTTGTAAAAATTGTTCCTGGTTCTCGCTCTCGCACAGGTTATGACTTTGAGCCAGTGCGTTAA
- a CDS encoding PstS family phosphate ABC transporter substrate-binding protein → MSQKNETLSLFLAAVITIGLIFSGLWFFMERWAQLNGTAAKSSGTNNTDNPINQFISSKCNVPNLLEGTFNYGGSTTWAPIRKDVDSVLESQCPRFILRYTQPPSGNAGSGTGIRMLIDNQLAFSQSSRSVKAEENAEAQQKGFSLKEIPVAIDGIVIAVNHDLNIPGLTVAQLKDIYTGKITNWQQVGGPNLPIKVYSRNEETGGTVEFFVENVLNKEKFGANVNYVDTTTEAVRKVAANPGGIYYASAPEVVPQCIIKSIPLGRTSSQLVPPYQQPFVPPSQCPSKRNQLNSQAFRSGDYAITRNLFVIIKQNGQADQQAGEAYANWLLTPQSQDLIEKAGFVRIK, encoded by the coding sequence ATGTCTCAGAAAAACGAAACACTTAGTCTTTTCTTAGCTGCTGTTATCACCATTGGCTTAATCTTTAGTGGCTTATGGTTTTTTATGGAACGGTGGGCACAGCTAAATGGAACTGCTGCTAAATCTTCGGGGACTAACAACACAGATAATCCGATAAACCAGTTTATCAGTAGTAAATGTAACGTGCCCAACCTCTTAGAAGGGACATTCAACTATGGTGGTAGCACAACTTGGGCACCCATTCGTAAAGACGTAGACTCCGTACTAGAAAGCCAGTGCCCTCGGTTTATTTTACGTTACACTCAACCTCCATCAGGTAATGCAGGATCTGGAACTGGTATTCGGATGTTGATAGACAATCAACTAGCTTTTTCTCAATCTTCTCGTTCAGTAAAGGCTGAAGAAAATGCCGAAGCTCAACAAAAAGGATTTAGTTTGAAAGAAATTCCAGTGGCGATTGATGGAATTGTGATCGCTGTCAACCACGATCTCAACATCCCTGGTTTAACTGTGGCTCAACTCAAAGACATCTACACGGGCAAAATTACTAATTGGCAACAGGTAGGTGGGCCAAATTTACCCATTAAAGTTTACTCTCGTAATGAAGAAACTGGGGGTACAGTAGAATTCTTTGTCGAAAATGTTCTAAATAAAGAAAAGTTTGGTGCCAATGTTAATTACGTTGACACGACCACTGAGGCAGTACGAAAAGTAGCTGCAAATCCTGGGGGAATTTACTATGCTTCTGCCCCAGAGGTTGTACCTCAGTGTATTATTAAATCCATACCACTGGGACGCACAAGCAGTCAATTAGTGCCTCCTTACCAACAACCGTTTGTACCTCCATCTCAATGTCCCAGTAAACGTAATCAATTGAATAGTCAGGCATTTCGTAGTGGAGACTATGCAATTACTCGCAATTTATTTGTAATTATTAAACAGAATGGCCAAGCAGATCAGCAAGCTGGCGAAGCTTATGCAAACTGGCTGTTGACACCTCAGAGTCAAGACCTGATCGAAAAGGCTGGATTTGTCAGAATTAAATGA
- a CDS encoding NnrU family protein: MLLISWLTPSHFVILGLQIVFAIAHSGGAALRPWAEKYIGPRLYRIFFALVSLPLAVILIIYFFGHRYDGLQLWQVQGVPGVREFVWLLSAISFLFLYPATFNLLEIAAIQKPQVHLYETGIIRITRHPQMVGQIIWCVAHTLWLGTTFTLVTSIGLVLHHLFGVWHGDRRLSDRYGEAFEIAKQRTSIIPFKAIIDGRQSILWQEFLRPSYLGVAIFIALLWWSHPLLMEATGRIRWEI; the protein is encoded by the coding sequence ATGCTGCTGATTTCTTGGTTGACACCCAGTCATTTTGTCATACTGGGGTTACAAATAGTTTTTGCGATCGCTCACAGTGGAGGCGCTGCTTTGCGTCCTTGGGCAGAAAAATATATTGGCCCAAGGCTTTATCGCATTTTTTTTGCATTAGTCAGCCTACCGTTGGCTGTGATATTAATTATTTACTTTTTTGGGCACCGCTATGATGGTTTGCAACTTTGGCAGGTACAAGGAGTGCCAGGAGTACGAGAATTTGTTTGGCTGCTGTCAGCAATCTCGTTTTTGTTTTTATATCCTGCTACCTTCAATCTACTAGAAATTGCTGCCATTCAAAAGCCCCAAGTTCATCTCTACGAAACAGGAATTATTCGAATTACCCGTCATCCCCAGATGGTGGGACAAATAATCTGGTGTGTTGCCCATACTCTGTGGCTAGGTACTACCTTTACCCTTGTGACTTCCATTGGATTGGTGTTGCATCACTTGTTTGGAGTTTGGCACGGGGATCGCCGTTTGAGCGATCGCTATGGGGAAGCCTTTGAAATTGCCAAACAACGGACTTCAATTATTCCCTTTAAGGCAATTATTGACGGTCGTCAATCTATCTTATGGCAGGAATTTCTCCGCCCTTCCTATTTGGGAGTTGCTATTTTTATCGCTTTGCTTTGGTGGTCGCACCCTCTGTTGATGGAAGCAACTGGTAGAATAAGATGGGAAATTTAA
- a CDS encoding Crp/Fnr family transcriptional regulator, which translates to MQSPSSFSEASRPFLTWQRILDWAQEHYRCRTFSKDERIPARPGLLYLVQRGAIRMVGTAQVSATASQLTSRRINRTPEEAFLGFVGAGQPFEIVAQSPFTLQAYAHVDQTAVLWMYWHDLDNWPHFRREVMDAFRYQHQRKLLWLSALGQRRTIDRLLGFLTLLIEEYGEPAMSDTDPDVIRGYCLPFPLTHAQIGSAIGSTRVTVTRLMGKLRQRGLILTQGDNLICLPAESINRAG; encoded by the coding sequence ATGCAATCTCCATCCTCCTTTTCTGAGGCATCACGGCCTTTTTTAACTTGGCAACGAATTCTTGACTGGGCTCAAGAACACTATCGATGCCGTACCTTTAGCAAAGATGAGCGCATTCCAGCCCGGCCTGGATTGCTATATTTGGTGCAAAGGGGTGCGATCCGCATGGTAGGAACCGCCCAAGTTAGTGCAACAGCTAGTCAGCTAACGTCTCGACGAATCAACAGAACCCCAGAAGAAGCGTTCTTGGGTTTTGTGGGAGCGGGACAGCCATTTGAAATTGTTGCTCAGTCGCCATTTACACTCCAGGCTTACGCCCATGTTGACCAAACTGCGGTGCTGTGGATGTACTGGCATGACCTAGACAACTGGCCTCACTTCCGTCGTGAAGTTATGGATGCCTTTAGGTATCAGCACCAGCGTAAGCTGCTGTGGCTGAGTGCCTTGGGACAACGCCGTACAATTGATCGACTCTTAGGATTTCTCACATTGTTAATTGAGGAATATGGAGAGCCAGCAATGAGCGACACCGATCCTGATGTGATTCGCGGCTATTGTCTGCCTTTCCCCCTCACCCATGCCCAAATTGGTAGCGCGATTGGTTCGACCCGTGTCACCGTGACCCGCTTGATGGGTAAGCTGCGTCAACGCGGCTTAATCCTCACCCAAGGGGATAATTTAATTTGTTTGCCAGCAGAATCGATTAATAGAGCTGGTTAA
- a CDS encoding LysR family transcriptional regulator, whose product MSDLPFTLDQLRILKAIAQEGSFKRAADSLYVSQPAVSLQVQNLERQLDVPLFDRGGRRAQLTEAGHLLLNYGEKILSLCQETCRAIEDLQNLQGGTLIVGASQTTGTYLLPRMIGMFRQKYPDVAVQLHVHSTRRTAWSVANGQVDLAIIGGEIPGELSESLEVLSYAEDELALILPVFHPFAKLETIQKEDLYKLQFIALDSQSTIRKVIDQVLGRCEIDTRRFKVEMELNSIEAIKNAVQSGLGAAFVSTSAIAKELQMGVLHRTPIEGVVVKRTLWLIFNPNRYRSKAAEAFSQEILPQFANPGWSQDVLKFTQKNIVVTTLDIAIPASSGED is encoded by the coding sequence ATGTCTGACCTTCCTTTCACTTTAGATCAGTTACGGATTTTAAAAGCGATCGCACAAGAAGGAAGCTTCAAGCGTGCCGCCGATAGTCTTTATGTCTCCCAGCCTGCCGTCAGCTTACAAGTCCAAAATCTTGAACGGCAGCTAGATGTTCCTTTATTCGACCGTGGAGGACGACGTGCCCAATTAACTGAAGCAGGACATCTACTCCTAAATTACGGTGAAAAAATCCTCAGTCTGTGTCAAGAAACCTGCCGCGCCATTGAGGATTTACAAAATCTCCAAGGCGGTACGTTAATTGTCGGTGCTTCTCAAACCACCGGCACTTATCTTTTGCCTAGAATGATCGGCATGTTCCGACAAAAATATCCAGATGTGGCAGTGCAATTACACGTCCACTCTACCCGGCGGACTGCTTGGAGTGTTGCTAATGGACAAGTTGATCTGGCAATAATCGGCGGTGAAATTCCTGGTGAACTATCAGAATCTTTGGAAGTTCTTTCTTACGCAGAAGATGAACTAGCGCTGATTTTACCTGTCTTTCACCCCTTTGCTAAACTTGAAACAATCCAAAAAGAAGACCTATATAAATTACAATTCATTGCCCTAGATTCCCAATCGACCATCCGCAAAGTGATTGACCAAGTGCTAGGACGCTGTGAAATTGATACCAGACGTTTTAAGGTTGAAATGGAACTAAATTCCATTGAAGCAATTAAGAATGCCGTGCAATCTGGTTTAGGGGCTGCTTTTGTTTCAACAAGTGCGATCGCTAAAGAGTTACAAATGGGTGTTCTGCACCGTACCCCTATTGAAGGGGTAGTCGTCAAACGGACGCTATGGTTGATTTTTAATCCCAATCGCTATAGATCCAAGGCCGCAGAAGCCTTTAGTCAAGAAATTTTGCCCCAGTTTGCTAACCCTGGATGGAGTCAAGATGTGTTAAAATTTACACAAAAAAACATCGTGGTAACTACATTGGATATAGCAATACCCGCCTCATCTGGCGAAGACTAA
- a CDS encoding type II toxin-antitoxin system HicA family toxin: MKRRDLISKLEEMGCIFVRHGGKHDWYQNPITKISQAVPRHREIKE; this comes from the coding sequence ATGAAACGAAGAGATTTAATCAGTAAGCTTGAAGAAATGGGTTGTATCTTCGTTCGTCATGGTGGCAAACATGATTGGTATCAAAATCCAATCACAAAAATTTCTCAAGCTGTTCCCAGACATAGAGAAATCAAAGAGTAA
- a CDS encoding type II toxin-antitoxin system HicB family antitoxin, producing the protein MTKKKYIYWQDDDMWLGYLEEYPDYWTQGETEEKLKENLLDIYSELTNGNIQNIRRVAELEVS; encoded by the coding sequence ATGACAAAGAAGAAATACATTTATTGGCAAGATGATGATATGTGGTTAGGTTATCTGGAAGAATATCCTGACTATTGGACTCAAGGTGAAACCGAAGAGAAGCTAAAAGAAAATCTACTCGATATTTACAGTGAATTAACAAATGGAAATATCCAAAATATTCGTAGAGTTGCAGAACTTGAAGTTTCATGA
- a CDS encoding serine/threonine-protein kinase: MEVYCTRPRCPRPQNYFADLDDITTLKTTQQKYCTTCGMPLLLDGRYVPTKLLGRGGFGAAFLARDRRIPGMRQCVVKQFQPVGNLTSTQLQQAQIMFEREADVLAQLGNDHEQIPDLFAFFPVIVNSSQSGQEDQFFYLVQEYIDGQNLEEELVQQGKFSEHQVLEVLQEILKVLKFVHERGIIHRDIKPSNIMRRRDGKLFLLDFGAVKQVTNVALGAASSTGIYSMGFAPPEQMAGGQVFPCTDLYALAVTIITLLTNQEAIQLFDAYSNQWKWREQVNVNPRLADILDKMLLPAANQRFQSAQEVLDALYSQPLAPTQLNTPSVTLPPQSPKSSNPVVSQPSPTQPAFSTVELLGGAAFSGFEGALIAIALFSLVQSPIVTLSVACVILGILVFAQTRRWIEKFDLLIIPTITFAIIFFIPFLQGGIGIQAVVILSVAAALVAISLTAIFRLIYKLLSLIL, encoded by the coding sequence ATGGAAGTTTACTGTACTCGTCCACGTTGTCCACGCCCACAAAACTATTTTGCTGATTTAGATGATATTACAACCCTGAAAACAACGCAGCAAAAATACTGTACTACGTGTGGTATGCCACTGCTGTTAGATGGTCGATATGTACCCACGAAGTTGCTGGGAAGGGGTGGATTTGGAGCAGCATTTTTGGCACGCGATCGCCGCATCCCAGGAATGCGTCAATGCGTGGTTAAGCAGTTTCAACCAGTGGGTAATTTAACCTCAACTCAACTGCAACAAGCACAGATAATGTTTGAGAGAGAGGCAGACGTTCTAGCACAACTTGGTAACGATCACGAACAAATTCCTGACCTGTTTGCCTTCTTCCCAGTGATAGTTAATAGTTCGCAATCAGGACAGGAAGACCAATTTTTTTACTTAGTACAAGAATATATTGATGGGCAAAATTTAGAAGAAGAATTAGTTCAACAGGGCAAATTTTCTGAACACCAAGTCTTAGAGGTGCTGCAAGAAATCCTGAAGGTGCTAAAGTTTGTCCACGAGCGAGGCATTATCCACAGAGATATTAAACCTTCTAACATCATGCGCCGTCGTGATGGGAAACTTTTCCTCTTAGATTTTGGCGCAGTTAAGCAAGTAACAAATGTTGCACTAGGAGCTGCTTCTTCCACAGGAATTTATTCTATGGGATTTGCACCACCTGAACAGATGGCTGGGGGGCAAGTATTCCCATGTACAGACTTATACGCTTTAGCTGTAACTATTATTACCTTATTAACAAATCAAGAAGCAATTCAACTATTTGATGCCTATAGCAACCAGTGGAAATGGCGCGAGCAAGTAAATGTCAATCCTCGCCTTGCTGACATTTTAGATAAGATGCTGTTACCTGCTGCTAATCAGCGCTTTCAATCGGCGCAGGAAGTTCTAGATGCGCTTTATTCACAGCCTCTAGCCCCTACACAACTTAATACGCCTTCTGTAACACTTCCACCACAATCACCTAAAAGTTCTAATCCCGTCGTCTCCCAGCCTTCACCAACTCAACCAGCGTTTTCTACAGTGGAATTGTTGGGTGGAGCGGCATTTAGTGGATTTGAGGGGGCATTGATAGCGATCGCCCTCTTCAGTCTAGTACAATCACCAATAGTTACTTTAAGCGTTGCATGTGTAATTTTGGGGATACTGGTATTTGCCCAAACCAGACGCTGGATTGAAAAGTTCGATTTATTAATTATTCCGACAATTACTTTTGCGATTATTTTTTTTATTCCCTTTTTACAAGGGGGTATTGGCATTCAGGCAGTGGTCATTTTATCAGTTGCAGCAGCATTGGTAGCCATTTCACTGACAGCCATATTTCGGCTTATTTACAAATTATTATCTCTCATCCTTTAA